In a genomic window of Niallia taxi:
- a CDS encoding ABC transporter ATP-binding protein has protein sequence MSHVVPLLKIEDLQVDFATHKGTVSALDGVSFELQEGEILGVVGESGCGKSVTAEAILQLLDEDSTFYDGKIMFNGENLLEYNKKKLEKLRGNDIAMIFQDPMSSLNPVMPIGKQIAESIHIHQSTSKKESIRKAVELLRLTGIPSPEQRAKEYPHELSGGMRQRVMIAMALSCQPKLLIADEPTTALDVTIQAQILELITSFQKQLNMGIILITHDFGVIANMCTKVAVMYLGQVIEETDVKTLFKRPFHPYTIGLMKSVPQIEGERVEQLPSIAGTVPSLFQIPTGCRFAPRCKYASSTCESSMPSLETVENNHRVRCWHYDEVLKGETIYAD, from the coding sequence ATGAGCCACGTTGTTCCATTACTTAAAATAGAAGATTTACAAGTAGACTTTGCCACACATAAGGGAACGGTTTCTGCTTTAGATGGGGTCTCCTTCGAACTGCAGGAAGGCGAGATATTAGGTGTTGTTGGAGAATCCGGCTGTGGAAAAAGCGTTACAGCAGAAGCAATCCTGCAATTGCTCGATGAAGATAGCACCTTTTATGATGGAAAGATTATGTTTAATGGGGAAAATCTTTTGGAGTATAACAAGAAAAAGCTGGAGAAATTACGCGGCAATGATATTGCCATGATCTTTCAAGATCCAATGTCTTCTCTCAATCCCGTTATGCCGATTGGCAAACAAATCGCAGAATCGATTCATATTCATCAATCGACATCAAAAAAAGAATCCATTAGGAAAGCAGTCGAGCTTCTTAGGCTTACCGGAATCCCTTCGCCTGAACAAAGGGCAAAGGAATATCCTCATGAGCTTTCCGGAGGGATGCGGCAGCGGGTTATGATCGCGATGGCTTTGTCGTGTCAGCCTAAGCTGCTGATTGCGGATGAACCAACAACTGCATTAGATGTGACAATCCAGGCGCAAATATTAGAATTAATTACCTCCTTTCAAAAGCAATTAAATATGGGGATTATCCTTATCACACACGACTTTGGCGTAATTGCTAATATGTGCACAAAAGTAGCTGTCATGTATTTAGGGCAAGTAATTGAAGAAACAGATGTCAAAACCCTCTTTAAACGGCCATTTCATCCATACACAATTGGTTTAATGAAGTCTGTGCCGCAAATAGAAGGCGAGCGTGTTGAGCAGTTACCAAGCATTGCAGGCACTGTTCCTTCCCTCTTTCAAATTCCAACCGGCTGCCGGTTCGCACCGAGATGTAAGTATGCAAGCAGCACATGTGAAAGTAGCATGCCTTCATTGGAAACAGTCGAAAACAACCATCGTGTTCGTTGCTGGCACTATGATGAAGTGTTGAAAGGAGAAACAATCTATGCAGACTGA
- a CDS encoding ABC transporter ATP-binding protein, with amino-acid sequence MQTEQTLNKGKPILQVKNLQKYYPVRTSLGKTKAYIKAVEDLSFDIYEGETFGLVGESGCGKSTAGRTLLKLVEPTNGEVIYRDEDIFKLKKSSLKHVRKELQMIFQDPHTSLDPRKKVGYSIEESLAIHKIGSKQKRKSLALDILKKVGFNEEHYYRYPHEFSGGQRQRIGIARSLVLQPKLIICDEPVSALDVSIQAQIVNLLKSLQKELNLSYVFISHDLSVVRHIADKVGVMYLGNLVEQASTEDLFSDPLHPYTKSLISAVPLLNPESKREKIAIQGEIPSPLNPPSGCVFHTRCPFAFERCKTEVPKNNHIHNKRTVKCHLYDE; translated from the coding sequence ATGCAGACTGAACAAACTTTAAACAAAGGAAAACCGATTTTACAGGTGAAAAATCTGCAGAAATATTATCCTGTCAGAACATCACTAGGGAAAACAAAAGCCTATATTAAAGCAGTGGAGGACCTGTCCTTTGACATATATGAGGGCGAAACCTTTGGATTGGTTGGCGAGTCGGGCTGTGGAAAAAGTACTGCTGGAAGAACACTTTTAAAGCTTGTAGAGCCGACAAATGGCGAGGTCATTTATCGGGATGAAGATATTTTTAAGTTGAAGAAATCATCGCTAAAGCATGTTCGCAAGGAGCTGCAAATGATTTTTCAGGATCCTCATACATCATTGGACCCACGTAAAAAAGTCGGCTATTCGATTGAAGAATCACTTGCTATCCATAAAATAGGCTCTAAACAAAAACGCAAAAGCCTTGCATTAGACATTTTGAAAAAGGTCGGCTTTAACGAGGAACATTATTACCGGTATCCTCATGAATTTTCCGGCGGACAAAGGCAGCGGATCGGTATCGCCCGCTCTCTCGTTCTACAACCGAAACTGATTATTTGTGATGAACCTGTATCGGCACTTGATGTTTCCATCCAAGCACAAATTGTTAATCTGCTGAAAAGTCTGCAAAAGGAACTGAACTTGTCCTATGTTTTTATATCTCATGACCTAAGTGTTGTCAGACATATTGCGGATAAAGTTGGAGTCATGTATTTAGGCAATCTTGTCGAACAAGCTTCAACAGAGGATTTATTTTCAGACCCGTTGCATCCATATACGAAATCCTTAATTTCTGCAGTTCCATTGCTAAACCCCGAGAGCAAACGGGAAAAAATAGCGATACAAGGAGAAATCCCCTCTCCTCTTAACCCTCCATCAGGATGTGTATTTCACACTAGATGTCCGTTCGCCTTCGAGCGCTGCAAAACCGAAGTGCCAAAAAACAACCATATACATAATAAACGGACCGTTAAATGCCATTTATATGATGAATAA
- a CDS encoding sulfite exporter TauE/SafE family protein, whose protein sequence is MKKLIIFAFIGLLAQLIDGSLGMAYGVTSSSLLLTFGIAPAVASASVHLAEVVTTAASGASHIKFGNVDKQTVYRLIIPGSIGAFLGATFLSNLPGDIAKPYISMFLLILGLYVLVRFLFNFRPSEEKKSLSLSRKQSIPLGLIAGFADATGGGGWGPIATPVLLSKKGISPRKVVGTVDTSEFAIAVSATLGFFISLGWEQVNWLWVGALMIGGIIAAPIAAWLVRKLHAQLMGVLVGGFIILVNARTLVTSWIDNEAAYPYVYAIIIVVWIISIIYAVNKVKSYKKQSNPNISA, encoded by the coding sequence ATGAAAAAATTAATCATCTTTGCATTTATCGGACTGTTAGCACAATTAATCGATGGATCCTTAGGAATGGCCTATGGCGTAACATCTTCTTCGCTCTTGCTTACATTTGGAATTGCCCCTGCTGTAGCATCTGCTTCTGTTCATTTGGCTGAAGTCGTCACTACTGCCGCATCTGGTGCATCTCATATTAAGTTTGGCAATGTTGATAAGCAAACAGTCTATCGTTTGATTATTCCAGGTTCAATCGGAGCATTCTTAGGGGCAACTTTTTTAAGCAATCTTCCAGGTGATATAGCAAAGCCTTATATCTCCATGTTCCTATTAATATTAGGACTATATGTGTTAGTGCGCTTTTTGTTCAACTTCCGTCCATCAGAAGAGAAAAAGAGTCTGTCATTAAGCCGTAAACAATCTATTCCTTTAGGACTAATTGCCGGATTTGCCGACGCCACAGGAGGCGGCGGCTGGGGACCGATTGCAACTCCGGTTTTGTTATCAAAAAAAGGCATTAGCCCGCGAAAAGTCGTTGGTACTGTTGATACAAGTGAGTTCGCAATTGCAGTATCTGCAACGCTGGGTTTCTTTATATCACTTGGTTGGGAACAGGTAAACTGGCTGTGGGTTGGCGCGTTGATGATCGGCGGCATTATCGCAGCACCTATTGCAGCATGGCTTGTCCGAAAGCTGCATGCACAGCTAATGGGTGTGCTGGTCGGCGGATTTATTATCTTAGTGAATGCTCGCACACTTGTGACTTCATGGATAGATAATGAAGCAGCATATCCATATGTTTATGCAATCATCATTGTCGTTTGGATTATCTCCATTATCTATGCTGTTAATAAAGTTAAGTCTTATAAGAAACAAAGCAATCCTAATATTTCTGCATAA
- a CDS encoding NAD-dependent epimerase/dehydratase family protein, which translates to MKKKVTIIGGAGTIGSILYQGLSSKYHIVILDKKAPEQAEEFIEVNATDYDSLRHSIPKDSDALINLLTMKSHNDLQDIQEFQNMTQLHFMASFYAMHAAITLGIPKIVYASSNHTTDYYEKDGFSTLGREVTTEDYPYSNGLYGVLKLASENIGHILSHQTENNLSLINLRIGSVHPNEMEAVKEDDRLHRTLLTHEDTVQLFDLALESTVRYGTYYGVSDNPQKPWSTDNAFEQLGFISRSNALHVLKKEKEIE; encoded by the coding sequence ATGAAAAAGAAAGTTACCATTATTGGCGGTGCCGGCACGATTGGATCAATTTTATATCAGGGTCTCAGCAGTAAATACCATATTGTTATCCTTGATAAAAAAGCCCCTGAACAGGCTGAAGAATTTATAGAGGTAAATGCAACAGATTATGACTCGCTCCGCCACAGCATCCCAAAAGATTCAGATGCATTAATTAATTTACTAACAATGAAATCTCATAACGACTTACAGGATATACAAGAATTTCAAAACATGACACAGCTTCATTTTATGGCTTCATTTTATGCAATGCATGCCGCCATTACGTTAGGAATTCCTAAGATTGTCTATGCGAGCAGCAATCATACTACTGATTATTACGAGAAAGATGGTTTTTCGACGTTAGGAAGAGAAGTTACGACAGAGGATTATCCTTACTCTAACGGCTTATATGGTGTGTTAAAGCTTGCTTCCGAAAATATCGGCCATATTCTTTCCCATCAAACCGAAAACAATCTATCGCTAATAAATTTGCGAATTGGAAGTGTTCACCCGAACGAAATGGAGGCTGTAAAGGAAGACGACCGTTTGCATAGAACATTGCTGACACATGAGGATACGGTTCAGCTTTTTGACCTTGCTCTTGAGTCAACAGTAAGGTACGGGACTTACTATGGGGTTTCTGATAATCCGCAAAAACCATGGTCCACAGACAACGCATTTGAACAGCTAGGATTTATCTCAAGGTCCAATGCATTACATGTATTAAAAAAAGAAAAAGAAATAGAATAA
- a CDS encoding glycoside hydrolase family 43 protein, whose product MYRTKVKNPILPGFNPDPNVLKVEETYYIAVSSFEWLPGVRIYQSNDLVNWEHETDILTDQVDLRGNPQNGSIWAPQISYSNGLFYLIYTDVKSTKRPFKDSHNYLITAPSINGPWSKPVYLNSSGFDPSLFHDADGRKWLLNEIWDYRLTTGNKSAGIVMQEFDGENEALIGPVYKIFDGTELAKTEAPHLYRHGDYYYLITAEGGTGSGHAVTVCRSKEITGPYELDPHYPMLTAKDKPASPLQCSGHGSIVQTSTGHWYMVYLCTRPLQGNAAILGRETAIQEVYWTEDGWLRLVLGGNGPLLETDIITTNKTEQRKHTDFKDDFNDALEKEWNTLRILADEAWCDLKSRNSYLRMHSGESIQSLFEHHLLAVRQKDFHFIAETKLDYTPKTFNQMAGLLLYLNDNNYLYAYLTYDEEAGRVIRLMKCAEGEFTLSPVCIKMGEGEVKFKVEVNGPVANFYYQTGDSTAWQEIGYAQDVMFLSGGFTGNFVGIAVHDLDKKANSYADFDYFEYYGFDNR is encoded by the coding sequence ATGTATCGAACAAAAGTCAAAAATCCAATATTGCCCGGATTTAATCCAGATCCTAATGTCCTGAAGGTAGAGGAGACTTATTATATTGCTGTTTCTTCCTTTGAATGGCTGCCAGGAGTACGAATCTATCAATCAAACGATTTAGTCAATTGGGAGCATGAAACAGATATCCTAACAGATCAAGTAGATTTACGGGGAAATCCACAGAATGGCAGTATTTGGGCTCCGCAAATTAGTTATTCTAATGGGCTGTTTTATCTAATCTACACAGATGTGAAAAGTACGAAACGACCGTTTAAGGATTCACACAATTACTTAATTACAGCACCAAGTATTAATGGTCCTTGGTCAAAACCGGTCTATTTAAATAGCAGTGGTTTTGATCCATCTTTATTCCATGATGCGGACGGACGCAAGTGGTTGTTAAATGAAATTTGGGATTATCGGCTGACAACCGGTAATAAATCAGCAGGAATTGTTATGCAAGAATTTGACGGAGAGAACGAAGCTTTAATCGGACCTGTCTACAAGATTTTCGATGGCACAGAATTAGCCAAAACAGAAGCGCCTCATCTTTACCGCCACGGTGATTATTACTATTTAATTACGGCAGAAGGTGGTACTGGGTCGGGTCATGCTGTGACAGTATGCAGGTCAAAAGAGATAACAGGTCCATATGAGCTGGACCCCCATTATCCGATGCTGACTGCAAAGGATAAACCAGCTTCTCCTTTACAATGCTCTGGTCACGGCAGCATTGTGCAAACATCAACAGGACATTGGTATATGGTGTATTTATGTACACGGCCATTGCAAGGAAATGCTGCTATTTTAGGACGAGAAACCGCCATTCAGGAGGTATATTGGACAGAAGACGGCTGGCTGCGATTAGTATTGGGCGGCAATGGTCCATTGTTAGAAACAGACATTATCACTACCAACAAGACAGAGCAAAGAAAACATACCGATTTTAAAGATGATTTTAACGATGCTCTTGAAAAAGAGTGGAATACATTACGGATTTTAGCAGATGAGGCATGGTGCGATTTAAAGAGTCGTAACAGCTATTTACGCATGCACTCAGGTGAATCCATCCAATCTTTATTTGAGCACCATCTTCTTGCAGTCCGCCAAAAGGATTTCCATTTCATTGCTGAAACAAAGCTAGACTACACACCAAAAACATTCAACCAAATGGCTGGTTTACTACTATATCTCAACGATAATAACTATCTTTATGCCTACTTAACCTATGATGAAGAAGCTGGACGTGTCATACGCCTAATGAAATGCGCGGAAGGGGAATTTACATTAAGTCCAGTATGTATAAAGATGGGAGAAGGAGAGGTGAAGTTTAAGGTAGAAGTCAATGGCCCTGTTGCGAATTTTTATTATCAAACGGGAGATAGCACTGCTTGGCAAGAAATTGGGTATGCTCAGGATGTCATGTTCCTATCTGGAGGATTTACAGGTAACTTTGTTGGAATTGCTGTCCATGATTTGGACAAAAAAGCTAATTCGTATGCAGATTTTGATTACTTTGAGTATTATGGATTTGATAATAGATAA